DNA sequence from the Deltaproteobacteria bacterium genome:
CTGCTGCAGCGACTCGATCCCGATCACCGTCTGGTGCATCAGCACGTGACCGAGCACCGAGCCCAGGCTGTACTTCTTGTGACCGCCGCTCGAGGCCGCCACCTCGACCGCCTCGGAGATGGCGATGCCGAGCGATCCCGGCGAGTCGGGGTTCTCGGCCATCACCTTCAGACCGTACTGCGTACGCTCGGTGGGGCTCGCGTAAACGCGCGCGCCGAAGTTCTCCATGATCATTCGGCGGTACGGCTTCTGATGGTACGAGACCTTGACCATGTAGATCTCGAGGTCGAGCCCGAAGAAATTGCAGGCCATGGAGAGCGCGCTCCCCCACTGCCCGGCTCCCGTCTCGGTGGTGAGCGCCTTCGTCCCCGCCTCCTTGTTGTAGAAGGCCTGGGGGACGGCCGTGTTCGGCTTGTGCGACCCGACGGGGCTCGTCCCTTCGTACTTGTAGTAGATGTGCGCCGGCGTATCGAGCGCCTTCTCCAGCCGATGCGCGCGGTACATGGGGGTCGGGCGCCAGAGGCGGTAGACGTCGCGTACCGGCTCGGGGATCTCGACCCAGCGCTCGGTGCTCACCTCCTGCATGATGATGTTCATGGGGAAGAGCACCGACAGAAAGTCGGGCGTCACGGGCTGCATCGTCCCCGGGTGCAAGACCGGCTGTGGCGGCACCGGCAGGTCCGCGTTGATGTTGTACCAGGCCTTCGGCAGCTTGCTTTCGTCGAGAAGAAACTTGTGCGCGTCGCTCAAGCCGATCCCCTTTCGCGTGGTGTGCGCGGAGCGTCGCACGAAGCTTCGGTGCGTCGCAACGCCGGCGCTCGCTCTGGCCTTCAGATCTGACGTGCGTCAACTCTGCCGCACCGTGCTATAAGCCGCCCCCGAGAGGTACCCCATGTTCAAATCCCCCATGATCGCGGCCCCCGTACTCCTCGTCGGCCTGTTCTGCGGCTGCGTGGACGCCAAGTCCTTCGTCTCGCAACCCGACGCCGCTCCCGCCGTCGACGCCGCGCCGGACGCGCTCACCTCGTGGCCGGACATGGTCGTCCCGACCGGCGACCTCCCCACCTACGTCGGCGCGCGGGCCATGTTCGCGCACAGCGGCAAGGAGCTCTTCTCGATCGACCCCGCGACGCTCGCCCTCTCCAAGGTCGGCCCCTTCGGCGCGGGGATCCCCGACATGAACGACCTCGCGGTCACCCCGGCGGGCGAGCTCTACGGCGTGTCGGTGAACGAGCTCTTTCGCATCGACGCCACGACGGCCAAAGCCAGCCGCGTCACCGCAGTGCCCGGCACGGCCAACGTGGCCCTCACCTTCGAGGCCGCGGGGACCCTGCTCGCCGCCGACAAGAGCGGGGCGCTGCGGCGCATCGACCCCCAGAACGGCAACGTGACCCCCATCGGTTCCTTCGGCCCCGGCTTCGAGGCCAGCGGCGACCTCGTGGCGATCAAGGACGGCACGCTCTACGGCGTGAGCGACGCCGGCGCGGACAAGACGAACAACATCCTCATCACCGTCGACCCGCAGACGGGCAAGGCCACCCGCATCGGGCAAATTGGCTTCGACCACGTCTGGGGGCTGGCCTACTGGAAGGGCACGATCTACGGCCTGACGAAGAGCGGCGCGCTCCTCAGCATCGACCCGAAGACGGGGAAGGGGCAGCGCGTCCAGAACTATCCGTACGAGTTCTGGGGGGCGGCGGTGACGCCGCTCGCGCCCATCGACAAGTAGGTCACGGGGCCGTGAACGGGTCGTCGTCGAGCTGCACCACCGGCGCGCTGTACGTGGTGCCGTCCCGCAGCGCGAGGCGTCCGAGGGCGAAGATCGCCTGGCTGGACGAGAGCTCCACCCACCCCGACCCCTGACCTCCGGCGAGGTCGGGGATAGCGTTCCAGTCCGCATCGCCGTACGCGTTCCACCAGCCGCGTGCCGGAATGGTCTTGCCGAAGCTCGCGGCCGCGGTGCCGTCGTTTCGCCGCACGCGCACGGTCAGCGTCGCGGCGGCGGAGCCTGGGTTCACGACCACCGGCGAGAACCACTGGGTCGCGTTCCCGAGGCCCGAGGGCACGTTCTTGAGGTAGAGCGGCGCCTCGAGGACGGTTCCGGTGTCGGCCGTCAGCGGCTGATCGTCGAGCAGCGTCACCGGCCCGTTGTAGACCCCTCCCTGGCGCAGCGAGAGCCGGTTGTGCCCGAACACGGCCTGGCTGGCCACGAGCTCGACCCAGCCGATCCCCGCGCCGGTCGCGGTGTCCGGGATCGCGAGCCAGTCCGCGTCGCCGTACGCGTTCCACCAGCCCCGCGCGGGAACGGTCTTGGTGAAGCTCGCGAGCTGCCCCGAGCCGTCGGTCTTCCAGATGCGGACCGTCACCGTCGCCGCGGAGGCGTTCGGATTGATCACCACAGGGCTCGTCCACTGGGTCACGCCCGCGATGTTCGACCCCCAGTTCTTCAGGTAGAAGGCGCCGTAGGTGGTGGTGGCGGTGCGCGTGGCGAGGGGTGCGTCCTCGACCAGCACCGCCGTCCCGTTGTAGACCGCGCCTTGCCGGAGGGCGACCCGGTTGAGGCCGAACACGGGTCGCGTCGCGCTCAGCTCCACCCAGCCGATCCCCGCCCCCGTCGCCGTGTCCGGGATTGCGAGCCAGTCGGCGTCGCCGTACGCGTTCCACGAGCCCCGCGCGGGGAGGGTCTTGGTGAAGGTCGCGAGCTGCCCCGAGCCATCGGTCTTCCAGACCCGCACGGTGAGGGTGGCCGCCGCGGCGTTCGGGTTCGTCACCGTCACGCTGCTCCACTGCGTCACGCCGGCCACGTTCGAGCCCCAATTCTTCAGATAGAAGGAGCCGTAGAGGTTCGTCGCCGTGGCGGAGCTGAGCGGCACCTGATCGAAGAGCACGAGGGGTGCGTTGTAGGTCGTGCCGCTGCGCAGGAAGAGCCGCTGCGTCCCCACGATCGGCTGCGTGGCCGAGAGCTCGACCCACCCCGCCGCGGAGCCCGCGGAAGTGTCGGGGACCGCGAGCCAGTCGGCATCCCCGAAGGCGCTCCAGACGCCCTTCGCGACGAGGGCCTTGGTGAAGGTGTGGAGCAGGTTTCCGTCGGCGCGGTAGACGCGCACGGTCAGCGTGGTGGCCTGGGCGCCGTGATTCGCCACCACCACGGTGGTCCACTGCGACACCCCGGCGATCGTCGAGCCCACGTTCCGCAGGTAGTGGGGCGCGCGCAGCGTGTAGACCGGCGGCGCCACCGTGTCGGAGATCCGGCCGTCCGGGCGACGCGCGTCAGGCGTCCGGCCATCGCGACGGGGTCCATCGGCCACGCCCCCGTCGCGGAGCGGGCCGTCCACCAGCGGACCGTCCCCGCCGGCACCGTCCGCGCCGACTCCGTCGGTCGGCGCACCGTCCCGGGTACTCGTGTCCCGGTAGCCGAACCCGTCGCCCACCCCCCAATCCTCGATTCCACCGTCCGTGAGAAACGCCCCGTTCCTGCCCGCACAGCCCCCGACGCCTCCCAGCAGACCGGCGCACAGCAAAACTCTCCACCTCGCAGTTCGCATCGGTCGTCGTTTCGCCTCGCGTCTCCTCTCATGGTATCCGTCTACTATCGATGGGCCAAGCGGCTGACGAACTCCCCCTGCGCCTCGGCGTCTCGGCGTGCCTGCTCGGCGAGCGCGTGCGCTACGACGGAGAGCACAAGCGCGACGCCTTCCTGTGCGACGAGCTCGGCCCGCGCGTCGAATGGGTCTCCGTCTGCCCCGAGGTCGAGCTCGGCCTCGGCGTCCCCCGGGAGACGGTCCGCCTGGAGCAGCGCGCGGGTGAGGTGCGGCTCGTGGCACCCGGGAGCGGGCGCGACCTGACCGCGGCGATGACCCTCTACGCCGCACGGCGGCTCGACGAGCTCGCGGGTCTCCGGCTGTCGGGCTTCGTCCTGAAGCGGGATTCCCCGAGCTGCGGGCTCCTCCGCGTGAGAGTCCACGGCCCCGAGGGAGAGGCTGCCCGCCGCACCGGCCGGGGTCTCTTCGCTGCGGCCCTGCGCCAGCGTCTGCCCGACCTCCCCATCGAAGAGGAGGGGCGCCTCGCCGAGCCGCACCTCCGCGCCGCCTTCCTGGAGCGCGTCTTCGCCCACCACCGGCTCCAGCAAGACCGTCTTCGCGACGGGGAGTGATCTCGCCGCGCCGCCGAGGACTACGCGCACGAGCTCAGGGGTCAGTACACGCACTTCCCCGCGGTGCAGGTAGCGCTCGTGATCTTGCACTCGCAGGAGTCGAGCTGGTCGCAGTTCTCCCAGCCCGAGGTGCAGGGCTTGCAGGTGCGGTCCGTCGACGAGCAGTACTTGAAGGTGCTCTTGCAGTCGCCGGCCTTCTTCGGGTCGCAGGTGCCCGCGGTGCACGCCTTGCCGTCGCACGAGGTGGCGCACTCGCACCCGTTGGTCGAGAAGACGCCGTCGCAGTTCAGCCATACCCCCGTGCACCGGCAGCTTCCCGCGCTGCAGTAGGCGTTCGCACCACAGGGGTTGTTGCACTTGCCGCAGTGCCCGGCGTGCACCTGCACGTCCACGCACGAGGTGCCGCAGGCCTGCTTCGGCGCCTTGCAGCCCGCCTCCGGCAAACTCGACGCGCTGTCCGGCGGAGGGGTCGTGCCCCTGTCCCGCGTCGCGCCGTCCCCGCTGGCAGACGGGCCATCGTCGAAGCGCTGGCCGTCGCTCCAGGAGAAGGCGTCGATGACGGTCCCCGAGGCGTCGCGCGCGGTGCGGGTGGCGCAGAGCTTTTTGACCGGGTCGCAGACCAGCGGCGCCTCGCAGGGGACGCTGATGCTGCACGACTCGCCGAGTTTCGCGTCGCCGCCCTTGCAGGCGGAAAGCAGCAGGACCAGTAATAGAGCGGTTCCTCGCAAATCGTCTCCGCGGCGTCTCACACGTGCCTCCCGGCTTGGGGTCGAGCCACCATGATACGCCCGGAGCCAGGCTCAGCGGTAGTGCAGCACCGTACCGTCCAGGCCCACGGCCCACACGTCGGTGCTCGAGCTGCCGTGCACCGCGAGGAGGCCCTTCGACGTGGGCGTGGAGACCTTCCGCCAGCTCGTGCCGTCGTAATGCACGGCCACACCCTCCGCGCCGACGGCCCAGATGTCGCTCGCGTCGGTGCCCCAGATCGCGTTCAGGTGCTTGGCCACGGGCGCGGCCTGGCTCGAGTAGGTGCCGTTCTTGTAGCGGACAAGGAGCCCGCTCGCCCCGACCATCCACACGTCGCTGCTCGAGCTCCCCCAGACCCCGTAGAGGTACGCGCTCGCCGTGTGCGACTTGGCGAAGCTCCCTCCGGCGTAGCCGCTCGAATTCAGCACCACGTTCCCCTGGGTGCCGCTGGTCCCGCCCACCGCCCAGACGAAGCCCTGGTCGGCCCACACCCCGTAGAGCTGCCCCACGCCGGGGAGCGGCGAGGCCTTCCAGGAGCTGCCGTCGTAGCCCACGACGCGACCGCCCGAACCGACCGCGAAGACGTGGGACGGGCCGCTGCCGTGCACGTGGTAGAGCGAATCGGTGGTCGGCGAGTTCGCGGTGCTCCAGCTCACGCCGTCGAAGAGCTCGATCGTCCCGCCCGCTCCAACAGTCCAGAGCTGGCTGCCGCGGTCGCCCCAGATGCTCGAGAGCGACTTCGGATGCGCCTCGACGATGAACGAGCCCCCCGGATAAGCCGGCCCTCCGTTCGTGGATCGGAGAATCACCCCCTCCGAGCTGACGATGAGGATGTCGGTCCGCGAGCCTCCCCACACTCCGTCGAGCCGCTTGGTCGTCCCCGAGGCGACAGCAGTCCAGGAACCCGTCGGCGGCGGGGGCGGGGGAGGAGGCGTCACCACGCACTGCCCGCTCGCCGTACAGCTCCCTGCCTCGCAGGCGCCGCAGGAGAGGCCGCAGACCGGGTCCGGACCGCAGACGCGCTCACCGCACTGCGGAACCGCGCAGCTCGGTGTCGTCGGCCGGCACTTCGCGTCCGTCCCCTGGCAGCGCTGACCGCCCTCACACGCCCGCGTGCTCCCCCACGCGCCGCAGCCCCGCGCGTCGGGCTCGCACAGCTCCACGCCCGCTTCGTTGCAGCGGCGCTCTCCCACGGAGCACCCTTCGGGACAGGACGCGCTGTTGAGCTGCACGCCGAGGGACGCGAGCCGGCCGCTCTCGAGCTCCACGCTGGCCTGTCCGCGCCCCATCCCGGTCCCCTGCCGCAAACCCTCCACCGTGACGTCAACCCACCGCCCGGCCCACGCGTCGGGGAGCAGGAGCTCCACCTTCACGCCGCTCGCGAGCGTTCTGGCCGCCTCCGGTACGAACCGCGGCCCCGCCCCCTCCTCTCCGCG
Encoded proteins:
- a CDS encoding DUF523 domain-containing protein, producing MGQAADELPLRLGVSACLLGERVRYDGEHKRDAFLCDELGPRVEWVSVCPEVELGLGVPRETVRLEQRAGEVRLVAPGSGRDLTAAMTLYAARRLDELAGLRLSGFVLKRDSPSCGLLRVRVHGPEGEAARRTGRGLFAAALRQRLPDLPIEEEGRLAEPHLRAAFLERVFAHHRLQQDRLRDGE
- a CDS encoding TrpB-like pyridoxal phosphate-dependent enzyme; translated protein: MSDAHKFLLDESKLPKAWYNINADLPVPPQPVLHPGTMQPVTPDFLSVLFPMNIIMQEVSTERWVEIPEPVRDVYRLWRPTPMYRAHRLEKALDTPAHIYYKYEGTSPVGSHKPNTAVPQAFYNKEAGTKALTTETGAGQWGSALSMACNFFGLDLEIYMVKVSYHQKPYRRMIMENFGARVYASPTERTQYGLKVMAENPDSPGSLGIAISEAVEVAASSGGHKKYSLGSVLGHVLMHQTVIGIESLQQMELAGEYPDMVIGCAGGGSNFAGFTYPFIHKNLTEGKKTKVIAVEPASCPTLTKGRYAFDYGDTAAMAPIVKMHTLGHTFVPPGIHAGGLRYHGMAPSVSALVDHGDIEARAVKQLATFDAAVAFSRAEGIIPAPESAHAVRVTIDEALRCKQTGERKVIAFCLSGHGHFDMTAYEAYHAGKLQDHEYSAEDVSAAMAHLPNVPAM